In Halomonas alkalicola, the following proteins share a genomic window:
- a CDS encoding ATP-binding protein yields the protein MTGQNERTEGLAARCAELEAENRRLRDQLQPLQDERDHYQWLAESTTDLISRHARDGTFLYASRAARDLLGYAPEELIGVSAYDLFHPADLADLLNKSPRVYYHDGFYQQTYRFRARGGHYVWFETTSRTRRDPATGELLDILCVSRDVGRRIQAEANRERLARVVESTTDYVLFMDDDERLFDANEAARRLLRLPREGGEARLSDAYGEESLAELRDIVLPAVARYGSWSGELAMRGPDGPVPVLSVVMAHRGLGSEPGHVSLLNRDIGLRKAAETQDRRHQEQIAHANRLATTGELASNIAHELNQPLGAIANYASGALLKLDADPDLPAEALRLPLSRISDQVARLAERLRHIRAFVRKGQTRPRPAVLLEVVDAACRLCEWQFQQAGIALEHHLPETLPRVIVDPVALEQVLVNLLLNALEASRDHPGAERVSLRARQSGRREVTLTVSDQGPGVPASDAERIFAPFHSGRPEGLGMGLAISHSLMEAMGGDLRLLPANGSGGATFAATLLAEPAPLAAARHP from the coding sequence ATGACGGGGCAAAACGAAAGGACCGAGGGGCTGGCGGCGCGCTGCGCCGAGCTGGAGGCAGAGAACCGGCGGCTCAGGGACCAGCTGCAGCCACTCCAGGACGAGCGCGACCACTACCAGTGGCTGGCCGAGAGCACCACCGACCTGATCAGCCGGCACGCCCGGGACGGCACCTTCCTCTACGCCTCCCGCGCCGCCCGGGACCTGCTCGGCTACGCCCCCGAGGAGCTGATCGGGGTCTCCGCCTACGATCTCTTCCACCCGGCGGACCTGGCCGACCTGCTCAACAAGTCGCCGCGGGTCTACTACCACGACGGCTTCTACCAGCAGACCTACCGCTTCCGAGCCAGGGGCGGCCACTATGTCTGGTTCGAGACCACCAGCCGCACCCGCCGCGACCCGGCTACCGGCGAGCTTCTGGACATCCTCTGCGTCTCCCGGGACGTGGGCCGGCGCATCCAGGCCGAGGCCAACCGTGAGCGCCTGGCCCGGGTGGTGGAGTCCACCACCGACTATGTGCTCTTCATGGATGACGACGAGCGGCTGTTCGATGCCAACGAGGCCGCCCGCCGCCTGCTGCGCCTGCCTCGGGAGGGCGGCGAGGCCCGCCTGTCGGACGCCTACGGCGAAGAGTCGCTGGCCGAACTGCGCGATATCGTGCTCCCCGCGGTGGCCCGCTATGGCTCCTGGAGCGGCGAGCTGGCCATGCGCGGCCCCGACGGGCCGGTGCCGGTGCTCAGCGTGGTGATGGCCCATCGGGGCCTGGGCAGCGAGCCGGGCCATGTGTCGCTGCTCAACCGCGATATCGGGCTGCGCAAGGCCGCCGAGACCCAGGACCGCCGCCACCAGGAGCAGATCGCCCACGCCAACCGCCTGGCCACCACCGGCGAGCTCGCCTCCAATATCGCCCACGAGCTCAACCAGCCCCTGGGAGCCATCGCCAACTACGCCAGCGGCGCCCTGCTCAAGCTCGACGCCGACCCCGACCTGCCGGCCGAGGCGCTGCGCCTGCCGCTCTCCCGGATCAGCGACCAGGTGGCCCGCCTGGCCGAACGCCTGCGGCATATCCGCGCCTTCGTGCGCAAGGGGCAGACCCGGCCGCGGCCGGCTGTCCTGCTGGAGGTGGTGGACGCCGCCTGCCGGCTCTGCGAGTGGCAGTTCCAGCAGGCCGGCATCGCGCTGGAGCACCACCTGCCCGAGACCCTGCCGCGGGTCATCGTCGACCCGGTGGCCCTGGAGCAGGTGCTGGTCAACCTGCTGCTCAACGCCCTGGAGGCGAGCCGCGACCACCCCGGCGCCGAACGGGTCAGTCTGCGCGCCCGCCAGAGCGGTCGCCGTGAGGTCACCCTCACGGTCAGCGACCAGGGGCCCGGAGTGCCGGCCAGCGACGCCGAGCGCATCTTCGCGCCCTTCCACTCCGGGCGACCGGAGGGGCTCGGCATGGGGCTCGCTATCAGCCACTCGCTGATGGAGGCGATGGGGGGCGACCTGCGCCTCCTGCCCGCCAACGGTTCCGGCGGCGCCACCTTTGCCGCTACACTGCTGGCCGAACCCGCTCCCCTGGCTGCCGCGAGACACCCGTGA
- a CDS encoding AI-2E family transporter, whose product MYDHHGSPILNPLWVIAIILIVAALYWLRVLAAPMAFSLFLMALVWPVYQHRAFKGRRALRGLALIVSVMLVLVATAAFLLLIGYGARTVAVGLSLYGERAQETYRAIGLWLEGRGVGLWPTAGDPFSPNGLFHLVHEAVLRINAIMGFVALTLIFLILGLLEASAFQHRLPHALGADAADRLLRAFHILGWKFRRYMLVRTAVSVLTGLLTWIFALMAGLDFAIAWGILAFALNYIPFVGSILAVFPPVLFAIVQFESWQTPALVLLGMTLIQFSIGNLLDPRLEGRALAVSPFAVVFSIFFWGMLWGIPGAFMGVPLTIAFATVCNHFHDACWITRLLTPHNSPAKAKRSG is encoded by the coding sequence ATGTATGACCACCATGGGTCACCGATACTGAATCCCCTCTGGGTGATCGCGATCATCCTTATCGTCGCCGCCCTCTACTGGCTACGGGTTCTCGCTGCGCCCATGGCATTCTCGCTGTTTCTGATGGCGCTGGTGTGGCCTGTGTACCAACACAGAGCATTCAAGGGAAGGCGAGCACTGCGCGGATTGGCGCTCATCGTTTCGGTTATGCTCGTGTTGGTTGCCACGGCTGCGTTTCTCCTGCTGATCGGCTACGGCGCCCGTACCGTTGCGGTCGGCCTGTCCCTGTATGGCGAACGTGCACAGGAGACCTATCGCGCCATCGGGCTATGGCTCGAAGGAAGGGGGGTTGGCCTTTGGCCCACCGCCGGTGATCCGTTCAGCCCCAACGGACTCTTTCACCTGGTTCATGAGGCCGTGCTGCGCATCAATGCGATCATGGGCTTCGTGGCATTGACCTTGATCTTTCTGATTCTGGGCCTGCTGGAAGCCAGTGCCTTTCAGCATCGCCTTCCTCATGCACTTGGCGCGGATGCAGCCGACCGGCTGTTGAGGGCATTCCATATTCTCGGGTGGAAATTTCGCCGCTACATGCTCGTCAGGACCGCTGTCAGTGTACTGACCGGTTTGTTGACCTGGATATTTGCGCTAATGGCGGGGCTCGACTTTGCCATTGCCTGGGGCATACTCGCCTTCGCGCTGAACTACATCCCCTTTGTCGGCTCCATTCTCGCGGTCTTTCCTCCGGTCCTTTTCGCCATTGTCCAGTTCGAGTCATGGCAGACCCCGGCACTGGTTCTCCTCGGCATGACACTCATCCAGTTCTCTATCGGCAACCTGCTTGACCCCAGGCTCGAAGGACGCGCCCTTGCCGTCTCCCCCTTCGCCGTCGTTTTTTCCATTTTCTTCTGGGGCATGCTATGGGGCATCCCCGGCGCCTTCATGGGTGTTCCCTTGACGATCGCCTTCGCCACGGTATGCAACCATTTTCATGATGCCTGCTGGATAACTCGGTTGTTGACCCCTCATAATTCACCAGCTAAGGCCAAGAGATCAGGATGA
- the istB gene encoding IS21-like element helper ATPase IstB — MMTQPLLDTLRRLKLTGMHDALAHQLTQPDTYDLPFEDRLGMLLDREVLHRDNRRLDRLLKAAKLRVMACVEDIDYRHPRGLERGRMAPLTSGEWIGQSLNLCITGPTGCGKTWLACALGNQACRQGYSVRYLRVPRLFEQLRIAQGDGSYARLMGQLQKTDLLILDDWGMQKMTAPQRQDLMEVIEDRHGRGSTLIASQLPIEHWHDYIGAATVADAILDRLLHSAHRLTLRGESMRKSAAPQAAEVVDPIVTGQLTKPEPAREG; from the coding sequence ATGATGACCCAGCCCCTGCTCGACACCCTGCGCCGCCTCAAGCTGACCGGCATGCACGACGCCCTGGCTCACCAGCTCACCCAGCCGGACACCTACGACCTGCCCTTCGAGGATCGCCTGGGCATGCTGCTCGACCGAGAGGTCCTGCATCGCGATAACCGTCGCCTCGACCGGCTGCTGAAGGCCGCCAAGCTGCGGGTGATGGCCTGCGTCGAGGACATCGACTACCGCCACCCCCGCGGCCTGGAGCGGGGCCGCATGGCACCGCTGACGAGCGGCGAGTGGATTGGCCAGTCACTCAACCTGTGCATCACCGGCCCCACCGGGTGCGGCAAGACCTGGCTGGCCTGCGCGCTGGGCAACCAGGCCTGCCGGCAAGGGTACTCGGTGCGCTACCTGCGGGTGCCGCGCCTGTTCGAGCAGCTGCGCATCGCCCAGGGGGACGGCTCCTACGCCCGGCTGATGGGCCAGCTGCAGAAGACCGATCTGCTGATCCTCGACGACTGGGGGATGCAGAAGATGACCGCGCCGCAGCGCCAGGACTTGATGGAGGTGATCGAGGACCGGCATGGTCGGGGCTCGACGCTGATCGCCAGTCAACTGCCCATCGAGCACTGGCACGACTACATCGGCGCCGCGACGGTGGCCGATGCCATCCTGGACCGGCTGTTGCACAGCGCCCACCGCCTGACGCTCAGAGGAGAATCGATGCGCAAGAGCGCCGCCCCGCAAGCGGCAGAAGTTGTTGACCCCATCGTGACCGGTCAGCTTACAAAACCAGAACCAGCGAGAGAGGGGTGA
- a CDS encoding DMT family transporter — MTVPPRWLRLIALVAVVLASATCFVTLKAALEQAPPLRLVALRLLIGGAMLLALFPVMGIRLVPSRDLWPWIIVLGIAVTAFAYGTMAISLGYTGAGIASVLGNSQPLLAVALGVWLLGERLTRMRLLALLLGLVGVVLVAFPATSEMAVGGQIGPLLALASSVGLVTASLIVKHVGPGVSRLMLAAWPLVLSSVPLFLLSLALEPDPKITWSLQFISLLLFLGICIFQRT; from the coding sequence ATGACAGTACCACCTCGATGGCTACGGCTTATCGCCCTTGTGGCTGTTGTGCTAGCAAGCGCCACCTGCTTTGTAACACTCAAGGCGGCCCTTGAGCAGGCACCGCCGTTGCGCCTGGTAGCGCTGCGCTTGTTAATTGGTGGCGCCATGCTGCTCGCGCTGTTTCCTGTGATGGGCATTCGGCTCGTACCCAGTCGCGATCTATGGCCATGGATCATCGTACTGGGCATTGCCGTCACAGCCTTTGCCTACGGCACCATGGCTATCAGCCTTGGATACACGGGAGCCGGGATTGCGTCGGTACTGGGTAACAGCCAACCCTTGCTGGCGGTTGCACTGGGTGTCTGGCTGCTTGGCGAGCGACTGACCCGGATGCGCTTGCTTGCCTTGTTGCTAGGCCTTGTGGGCGTCGTTCTGGTGGCGTTTCCGGCGACATCTGAGATGGCCGTGGGTGGTCAAATCGGCCCATTACTCGCACTGGCGTCAAGTGTAGGGCTCGTCACAGCCAGTTTGATCGTCAAGCACGTCGGCCCAGGCGTGTCTCGGCTTATGCTGGCCGCTTGGCCACTGGTGCTCAGCAGTGTTCCATTGTTCCTTCTCTCGCTGGCACTGGAGCCCGATCCCAAGATCACATGGTCGTTACAGTTCATTAGCCTATTGCTGTTCCTCGGGATTTGCATATTCCAGCGAACGTGA
- the cls gene encoding cardiolipin synthase: protein MTLQARRRRPWRRILLVMGIAHLVGLASSLDAMMSSRTSQGAIAWIVSLNTVPYVAVPTYWVFGRARFQGYVSARRDEDSALGQALADKLAELRAHGVSAAHSDKHLVGVEQLAKLPFLGGNRVELLIDGEATFESLFAGIESAERYLLVQFYIVRADEVGRALQARLIEKARQGVEVFFLYDEIGSYALPGSYLRAMQEAGVQVHRFHSTRGTGNRFQLNFRNHRKIVVADGERAWVGGFNVGDEYLHGHPRIGPWRDTHLMIEGPAALALQLVFLEDWHWATETLPELPWAPVVPSHHGMPVLILPTGPADRFETASLMIQQAIHAAHERIWISSPHFVPDEGVLSMLKLAALSGVDVRILIPERPDNPLTYFAAYAFLDSLLEAGVKVYRYEGGFLHGKAFLVDDIGAAVGTVNLDNRSFRLNFEVTALVMDPGFAAEVEAMFERDFVQSRRMRADEIDHHPLWHRVAARASYLLAPVL, encoded by the coding sequence ATGACGCTTCAGGCAAGGCGACGCCGCCCCTGGCGCCGGATTCTGCTGGTGATGGGCATCGCTCATCTGGTGGGCCTGGCCTCATCGCTGGATGCGATGATGTCGAGCCGGACCTCCCAGGGGGCCATCGCCTGGATCGTCTCCCTCAACACCGTGCCCTATGTGGCGGTGCCCACCTACTGGGTGTTCGGTCGCGCGCGGTTCCAGGGCTATGTCTCGGCGCGGCGCGACGAGGACTCGGCGCTGGGACAGGCGCTGGCCGACAAGCTGGCGGAGCTGCGCGCCCACGGCGTCTCCGCCGCCCACAGCGACAAGCACCTGGTAGGCGTCGAGCAGCTGGCCAAGCTGCCGTTTCTCGGCGGCAACCGGGTGGAGCTTCTGATCGACGGCGAGGCGACCTTCGAGAGCCTGTTCGCCGGCATCGAGTCCGCCGAGCGCTATCTGCTGGTGCAGTTCTACATCGTGCGCGCCGACGAGGTGGGCAGGGCGCTGCAGGCGCGGCTGATCGAGAAGGCGCGGCAGGGGGTGGAGGTCTTCTTCCTCTATGACGAGATCGGCAGCTATGCGCTGCCGGGGAGCTATCTCAGGGCGATGCAGGAGGCCGGGGTCCAGGTGCACCGCTTCCACTCCACCCGCGGCACGGGCAACCGCTTCCAGCTCAACTTCCGCAACCATCGCAAGATCGTGGTGGCCGACGGCGAGCGGGCCTGGGTGGGCGGTTTCAACGTCGGCGACGAGTACCTGCACGGCCATCCGCGCATCGGTCCCTGGCGCGACACCCACCTGATGATCGAGGGGCCGGCGGCCCTGGCGCTGCAGCTGGTGTTCCTCGAGGACTGGCACTGGGCCACCGAGACACTGCCCGAGCTGCCCTGGGCGCCGGTGGTGCCGAGCCACCACGGCATGCCGGTGCTGATCCTGCCCACCGGGCCCGCGGACCGCTTCGAGACCGCGAGCCTGATGATCCAGCAGGCGATCCACGCCGCCCATGAGCGAATCTGGATCTCCAGCCCCCACTTCGTGCCCGACGAAGGCGTGCTCTCGATGCTCAAGCTGGCCGCCCTGAGCGGCGTGGACGTGAGGATCCTGATTCCCGAGCGGCCGGACAACCCGCTGACCTACTTTGCCGCCTACGCCTTCCTCGATTCGCTGCTCGAGGCGGGGGTCAAGGTCTACCGCTACGAGGGGGGCTTCCTGCATGGCAAGGCCTTCCTGGTGGACGATATCGGCGCGGCGGTCGGCACCGTGAATCTCGACAACCGCTCCTTCCGGCTCAACTTCGAGGTCACCGCGCTGGTGATGGATCCCGGCTTCGCCGCCGAGGTCGAAGCCATGTTCGAGCGTGATTTTGTCCAGTCGAGAAGGATGCGTGCCGATGAGATCGATCACCACCCGCTCTGGCACCGGGTCGCCGCTCGTGCCTCGTACCTGCTGGCGCCGGTGCTGTGA
- the istA gene encoding IS21 family transposase — MPAPRIPMRTITEVLRLKYDAGLSHEKIARACGLSKGVVSKYVSLAQVAGIRWPLPDGTDEAALEARLFPAKSPPVRFSAPDYFQVHQALKRKGVTLQLLWAEYVEVHGDKAYRYSRFCDHYRAWRNRQRRSMRQVHRAGEKLFIDYCGPTVPIINQATGEERRAQVFVAVLGASSYTYAEATWSQALPDWIASHQRAFQFLGGVPELLVPDNLKSAVTRACRYESQLNTTYAEMARHYQVAVLPARPYKPKDKAKAEAAVLLVERWILARLRHHTFFTLASLNQAIRELLEDLNRRPFQGREESRRDLFQAIDRPVMRLLPETPYEYAEWRKARPGIDYHLDLDKRFYSVPHSLVGQVLEVRLTHAMVEVFHKGHRVAAHPRHAPGRFSTLAEHMPKRHQAHRDWSPSRFLDWAKDIGVATLEMTQRQLQDRPPPEHGYRACLGLLQLSRRYGKDRLEQACAHALAIPATRYASIASILKQGLDQQPMLTLPEALDDLPPHTNVRGAEYYH; from the coding sequence ATGCCAGCACCGAGGATTCCCATGCGAACCATCACCGAGGTGTTGCGCCTCAAGTACGACGCCGGCCTCAGCCACGAGAAGATTGCTCGGGCCTGCGGCCTCTCCAAGGGCGTGGTCAGCAAGTACGTCAGCCTGGCCCAGGTGGCCGGCATCCGCTGGCCGCTGCCCGACGGCACCGACGAAGCGGCGCTGGAGGCGCGGTTGTTTCCCGCCAAGTCGCCGCCGGTGCGCTTCTCGGCGCCGGACTACTTCCAGGTCCACCAGGCGCTCAAGCGCAAGGGCGTCACCCTGCAGCTGCTGTGGGCGGAGTACGTCGAGGTCCATGGCGACAAGGCCTACCGCTACAGTCGGTTCTGCGACCATTACCGCGCCTGGCGGAATCGCCAGCGGCGCAGCATGCGACAGGTCCACCGTGCCGGCGAGAAGCTGTTCATCGACTACTGCGGCCCGACCGTGCCGATCATCAACCAGGCCACCGGCGAGGAGCGACGGGCCCAGGTGTTCGTTGCTGTGCTGGGCGCCTCCAGCTACACCTACGCCGAGGCGACCTGGAGCCAGGCGCTGCCCGACTGGATCGCCTCTCACCAGCGTGCCTTCCAGTTCCTGGGCGGTGTCCCCGAACTACTCGTCCCCGACAACCTGAAGAGCGCCGTGACGCGGGCGTGTCGCTACGAGAGCCAGCTCAACACGACCTATGCCGAGATGGCCCGGCACTACCAGGTCGCCGTACTGCCGGCGCGGCCTTACAAGCCCAAGGACAAGGCCAAGGCGGAAGCCGCGGTACTGCTGGTGGAGCGCTGGATCCTGGCCCGCCTGCGCCACCACACCTTCTTCACGCTGGCCTCGCTGAATCAGGCCATCCGCGAGCTGCTGGAGGATCTCAACCGCCGACCCTTCCAGGGCCGCGAGGAGAGCCGGCGGGACCTGTTCCAGGCGATCGACCGGCCGGTGATGCGCCTGTTGCCGGAGACGCCCTACGAGTACGCCGAGTGGCGCAAGGCCAGGCCCGGCATCGACTACCATCTCGACCTCGACAAACGCTTCTACAGCGTCCCACACAGCCTGGTGGGCCAGGTGCTGGAAGTGCGGCTGACCCACGCCATGGTGGAGGTGTTCCACAAGGGCCACCGCGTGGCGGCGCACCCGCGCCACGCGCCGGGTCGCTTCTCGACCCTGGCCGAGCACATGCCCAAGCGCCACCAAGCGCACCGCGACTGGTCGCCAAGCCGCTTCCTGGACTGGGCGAAGGACATTGGCGTCGCCACCCTGGAGATGACCCAGCGGCAGCTGCAGGACCGCCCCCCTCCCGAGCATGGCTATCGTGCCTGCCTGGGCCTGCTTCAGCTCAGCCGGCGCTACGGCAAGGACCGCCTGGAGCAGGCCTGTGCGCATGCCCTGGCGATCCCCGCCACCCGCTACGCCAGCATCGCCTCGATCCTCAAGCAGGGGCTGGATCAGCAGCCGATGCTGACGCTCCCCGAGGCGCTTGACGACCTGCCGCCCCACACCAACGTGCGCGGTGCCGAGTACTACCACTGA
- a CDS encoding transposase has translation MPRYSEERRQAVVTKLLPPHNLSPQVIAEQEGISLGTVYTWRKQARAEGRCLPDALGKGTDGWSSKDKFNAVLETASMNAQETAEYCRRRGIFPEQLGRWRHDCEQAASLSHSERQREADEAKQQRKRIKALEKELARKNEALAETAALLALRKKARAIWGDEDA, from the coding sequence ATGCCTCGTTACTCAGAGGAGCGCCGGCAAGCCGTGGTCACCAAGCTGCTGCCTCCCCACAACCTCTCCCCGCAGGTGATCGCGGAGCAGGAAGGGATCTCGCTGGGCACCGTCTACACCTGGCGCAAGCAAGCCCGCGCCGAGGGACGTTGCCTGCCGGACGCGCTGGGCAAAGGCACCGATGGCTGGTCGTCCAAGGACAAGTTCAACGCCGTGCTTGAAACCGCCTCGATGAATGCTCAGGAGACCGCGGAATACTGCCGCCGTCGGGGCATCTTCCCCGAACAGCTGGGGCGGTGGCGGCATGACTGCGAGCAAGCCGCCAGCCTCTCGCACTCGGAACGCCAGCGTGAAGCCGACGAGGCCAAGCAACAGCGCAAGCGCATCAAGGCGCTGGAAAAGGAGCTCGCCCGCAAGAACGAGGCCCTGGCGGAGACCGCAGCGTTACTGGCCCTCAGAAAAAAGGCGAGGGCGATCTGGGGGGACGAGGACGCATGA
- a CDS encoding 2OG-Fe(II) oxygenase, with protein sequence MSLPSALPPALAPEALPRLIDALVEQGWYLGEGVLDADLCAELHAELTALAERDALEAAGIGRGQELQLRRDIRGDAIHWLDRESLAQRRYLEAMGEVQQALNRALFLGLFEYEAHFAHYPPGAFYRRHLDSFRGRANRVVSTVGYLNPDWPEDGGGEMVLYAPDEPEREVARVRPSAGTFACFLAETVPHEVLPTRLPRASIAGWFRRNASLGGRVDPAR encoded by the coding sequence CTGAGCCTGCCCTCCGCCCTGCCCCCCGCGCTGGCCCCCGAGGCCCTGCCCCGCCTGATCGATGCCTTGGTGGAACAGGGCTGGTACCTGGGCGAGGGGGTGCTGGACGCCGACCTGTGCGCGGAGCTTCACGCCGAACTCACCGCCCTGGCCGAACGCGACGCCCTGGAGGCCGCCGGCATCGGCCGCGGCCAGGAGCTTCAGCTGCGTCGCGATATCCGCGGCGACGCCATCCACTGGCTCGACCGCGAGAGCCTCGCCCAGCGCCGCTATCTGGAGGCCATGGGCGAGGTGCAGCAGGCACTGAACCGGGCACTGTTCCTGGGGCTCTTCGAGTACGAGGCCCACTTCGCCCACTACCCGCCCGGCGCCTTCTACCGCCGGCACCTGGACAGCTTCCGCGGCCGCGCCAACCGGGTGGTCTCCACCGTGGGCTACCTCAACCCCGACTGGCCCGAGGACGGCGGCGGCGAGATGGTGCTCTACGCCCCCGACGAGCCCGAGCGCGAGGTGGCCCGGGTGCGGCCCAGCGCCGGCACCTTCGCCTGCTTTCTCGCCGAAACGGTTCCCCACGAGGTGCTGCCGACCCGCCTGCCGCGGGCCAGCATCGCCGGCTGGTTCCGGCGCAACGCCTCCCTGGGCGGCCGGGTGGACCCGGCGCGCTGA
- a CDS encoding response regulator transcription factor — MTDTPDACIAVVDDDQDLRESLAWLLDSVGLASRAFADGEAFLAADPDAFDVVLLDVRMPGLSGLQVQQRLNERGDELPVIFMTGHGDVPMAVAALKAGALDFIEKPFNHQQLIDTVQQARQAHQRQRRERERHDDLQASYAALRPKERQILVHVAEGMTSREVAEHLGISAKTVEVYRLRAMKALGASSLAELVRLCVALELVEALPDRGQVDAD; from the coding sequence GTGACCGACACACCCGACGCCTGCATCGCCGTCGTCGACGACGACCAGGACCTGCGCGAGTCGCTGGCCTGGCTGCTCGACTCCGTGGGCCTGGCCAGCCGCGCCTTCGCCGACGGCGAGGCCTTCCTGGCCGCCGACCCTGACGCCTTCGACGTCGTACTGCTGGATGTGCGCATGCCGGGCCTCTCCGGCCTGCAGGTCCAGCAGCGCCTGAACGAGCGCGGCGACGAGCTCCCGGTGATCTTCATGACAGGCCACGGCGACGTCCCCATGGCGGTGGCGGCCCTCAAGGCCGGTGCCCTGGACTTCATCGAGAAGCCCTTCAACCACCAGCAGCTGATCGATACCGTGCAGCAGGCGCGGCAGGCCCACCAGCGGCAGCGCCGGGAGCGGGAGCGCCACGACGACCTGCAGGCGAGCTACGCGGCGCTGCGCCCCAAGGAGCGGCAGATCCTGGTGCACGTGGCGGAGGGGATGACCAGCCGCGAGGTCGCCGAGCATCTGGGGATCAGCGCCAAGACCGTGGAGGTCTACCGGCTGCGCGCCATGAAGGCGCTGGGAGCGTCGAGCCTCGCCGAGCTGGTGCGGCTCTGCGTGGCGCTGGAGCTGGTGGAGGCGCTGCCTGACCGGGGTCAAGTCGACGCCGATTGA
- a CDS encoding helix-turn-helix domain-containing protein — MISTPDRQRAIALIEEARAQGARLEAACRELGITARTYQRWTRGGELHEDQRPLVGRPVPANALTPAEEQEILDVCHRPEYASLPPEQIVLVKS, encoded by the coding sequence ATGATCAGCACCCCAGATCGCCAACGCGCCATCGCGCTGATCGAAGAGGCCAGGGCCCAGGGGGCCCGCCTGGAGGCCGCCTGCCGAGAGCTGGGCATCACCGCCAGGACGTACCAGCGCTGGACGCGCGGCGGCGAGCTGCACGAGGACCAGCGCCCTTTGGTCGGCCGGCCGGTGCCGGCTAACGCGCTAACACCGGCCGAAGAACAGGAGATCCTCGACGTGTGCCACCGCCCCGAGTACGCCAGCCTGCCGCCAGAGCAGATTGTTCTGGTCAAGTCGTAG
- a CDS encoding CoA pyrophosphatase, with the protein MLENLRERLQAHRPRRSLLQLPEAAVLMPIVDRPEPTLLLTRRAAHLNTHSGQVAFPGGKREAGDPDLLTTALRESHEEIALPPYRVELLGRLSDVVSLHGLRVTPYVGLIPPDLPLIPDPTELDAIFEVPLAHFLEDRRHHTDVIPVDGRPLYVPNYHVDGQVIWGLSAMMLVELLAEGFGCPVSLDRKPPGRLCYFPDRLLRIQQQASR; encoded by the coding sequence TCGCGAACGCCTGCAAGCGCACCGCCCCCGGCGGTCACTGCTGCAGCTGCCGGAGGCGGCGGTGCTGATGCCCATCGTCGACCGCCCCGAGCCGACCCTGCTGCTCACCCGCCGCGCCGCCCACCTCAACACCCACAGTGGCCAGGTGGCCTTCCCCGGCGGCAAGCGCGAGGCGGGCGACCCTGACCTGCTGACCACCGCCCTTCGGGAGTCCCATGAGGAGATCGCCCTGCCCCCCTACCGGGTGGAGCTGCTCGGCCGGCTGTCGGACGTGGTCTCGCTGCACGGCCTGCGCGTCACTCCCTACGTGGGGCTCATTCCACCGGACCTGCCCCTGATCCCCGACCCCACGGAGCTCGACGCCATCTTCGAGGTGCCCCTCGCCCACTTCCTGGAGGATCGCCGCCACCATACCGACGTCATCCCCGTGGACGGCCGGCCCCTCTATGTGCCCAACTACCACGTAGACGGCCAGGTGATCTGGGGGCTCTCGGCGATGATGCTGGTGGAGCTGCTGGCCGAGGGGTTCGGCTGCCCGGTGAGTCTGGACAGGAAGCCCCCCGGCCGGCTCTGCTACTTTCCCGACCGCCTGCTGCGCATCCAGCAGCAGGCGAGCCGCTGA
- a CDS encoding DUF3141 domain-containing protein: protein MLEHERAGKPPLLDFDYETVLDGRRLERPANYALLRITRGGDDCLEDCLDATKPPVVIVDPRAGHGPGIGGFKRDSEVGMALHEGHPVYFVAFFPEPVAGQTLGDVLDVLRRFVETVAERHPGKPPVLYGNCQAGWAIALLAADCEGLVGPAPQARPGSDGRHRRIALRAWRAGA from the coding sequence ATGCTCGAGCACGAGCGGGCCGGCAAGCCGCCGCTGCTCGACTTCGACTACGAGACAGTCCTCGACGGCCGCCGGCTGGAACGCCCCGCTAACTATGCGCTGCTGCGGATCACCCGGGGGGGCGATGACTGCCTGGAGGACTGCCTCGACGCGACCAAGCCCCCAGTAGTCATCGTTGATCCGCGCGCCGGCCACGGCCCCGGCATCGGCGGCTTCAAGCGCGACTCCGAAGTCGGGATGGCGCTCCACGAAGGCCACCCGGTCTACTTCGTCGCCTTCTTTCCGGAGCCCGTGGCCGGGCAGACGCTGGGTGATGTATTGGATGTCTTGCGGCGTTTCGTCGAAACGGTAGCCGAACGCCACCCTGGCAAGCCGCCGGTGCTCTACGGCAACTGTCAGGCGGGCTGGGCCATCGCTCTGCTCGCCGCCGACTGCGAGGGCCTGGTGGGACCCGCACCCCAAGCGCGGCCAGGAAGCGATGGACGCCATCGGCGTATTGCCCTTCGTGCGTGGCGTGCTGGTGCATGA